The Actinoplanes sp. N902-109 genomic interval CACCTGTCCCGGGCCGTCCGAAGCGCTGGCCACGCTGCGCGTAGGCTGTCCTGACGTGCCGACCGGTTCCACCGGCAACGGTCTGTTGAAGCACCCCTCGCCGATGCCGGAAGGTGGCTGTCCGTGAGCATGATCACCGAGCGACCCGCTTCGGAGCGTGTTCTCGCTCCCCGCCGGGACGCACGGGCCGTCTTCGCGGCATACCTGTCGCTGACCAAGCCGCAGATCGTCGAGCTGCTGCTGGTGACGACCATCCCGACCATGATGTTCGCGGCCGGCGGCTGGCCGGATCTGGGCCTCATGGCGGTGGTGCTGATCGGCGGCGCGCTCGCGGCGGGTGCGGCGAGCACCTTCAACTGCTACATCGACCGCGACATCGACCAGCTGATGCGGCGCACCAAGCGGCGCCCGCTGCCGTCGCACGTGGTGACGCCGCGCGCGGTGCTCATCTTCGGCACCGTCCTGACCGTGGTGTCGCTGCTGCTCATGGCGGCCTTCACCAACTGGCTGGCCACCGCCATGACCGCGGCGTCGATCTTCTACTACGACGTCGTCTACACCATCTGGTTGAAGCGACGCACCTCGCAGAACACGTTCTGGGGTGGCGTCTGCGGGGCCGCACCGGTGCTCATCGCCTGGGCCGCGGTGCAGGGCACTGTCGGACCCATCGCTTGGGCCCTGTTCGCGGTGGTCTTCTTCTGGCAGATGCCGCATTTCTACCCGCTCGCCATCAAGTACAAGGACGACTACGCCCGCGCCGGCATCCCCATGCTGCCCGTAGTTCGCTCGGCCCGCCGGGTGAACACCGAGATCCTGCTGTTCACCGTGCTGACCATCGTGTCGTCGCTGGCGGCCTGGCCGCTCGGGCTGGGGCCCGTCTACGGCATCACGGCGG includes:
- a CDS encoding heme o synthase, which encodes MSMITERPASERVLAPRRDARAVFAAYLSLTKPQIVELLLVTTIPTMMFAAGGWPDLGLMAVVLIGGALAAGAASTFNCYIDRDIDQLMRRTKRRPLPSHVVTPRAVLIFGTVLTVVSLLLMAAFTNWLATAMTAASIFYYDVVYTIWLKRRTSQNTFWGGVCGAAPVLIAWAAVQGTVGPIAWALFAVVFFWQMPHFYPLAIKYKDDYARAGIPMLPVVRSARRVNTEILLFTVLTIVSSLAAWPLGLGPVYGITAVVAGGFFLMEALVLVGRSRRGEPLKAMRLFHWSITYLTILFIAVAVDALL